The proteins below are encoded in one region of Paenarthrobacter ilicis:
- the chvE gene encoding multiple monosaccharide ABC transporter substrate-binding protein, with protein sequence MRLKKLLGAVAVVLTLTVGATGCGARGGTAESSTAANPSDSLVGISMPTQTSERWIADGANVEKSLKDLGYKTDLQFANDDIPTQVSQIENMLTKGAKALIIAAIDGTTLTDVLAKAKEQNVKVIAYDRLINGTPNVDYYTTFDNYTVGVQQATSLLTGLGLVDASGKKVEGKGPFNVELFAGSPDDNNANFFWTGAMDTLKPYLDAGTLKVPSGQTKFEQAAILRWQAPVAQKRMEDILTSAYSSGTKLNGVLSPYDGLSIGIISALTSTGGYATGSLPVVTGQDAEKGSVKSIIAGEQYSTIFKDTRQLGAQAVKMVDAVLKGTEPETNDTKTYNNKVKVVPAFLLKSVIITKDNYKKELIDSGYYKESDVK encoded by the coding sequence GTGAGATTGAAGAAACTCCTGGGCGCCGTCGCGGTGGTCCTGACCTTGACCGTGGGAGCCACGGGCTGCGGAGCCCGCGGTGGAACCGCCGAGTCCAGCACGGCCGCCAACCCCAGCGACTCCCTGGTGGGTATCTCGATGCCAACCCAGACGTCCGAGCGCTGGATCGCTGACGGAGCCAACGTTGAGAAGTCCCTGAAGGACCTCGGCTACAAGACCGACCTTCAGTTCGCCAACGACGACATTCCCACCCAGGTTTCCCAGATCGAGAACATGCTGACGAAGGGTGCCAAGGCGCTCATCATCGCAGCGATCGACGGCACCACCCTGACCGATGTCCTGGCCAAGGCCAAGGAGCAGAACGTCAAGGTCATCGCCTACGACCGCCTCATTAACGGAACCCCGAACGTGGACTACTACACCACCTTCGACAACTACACAGTGGGCGTCCAGCAGGCCACATCGCTGCTGACCGGCCTGGGCCTTGTTGACGCCAGCGGCAAGAAGGTTGAGGGCAAGGGCCCGTTCAACGTTGAACTGTTCGCCGGAAGCCCGGACGACAACAACGCCAACTTCTTCTGGACCGGCGCCATGGACACCCTCAAGCCGTACCTGGATGCGGGCACCTTGAAGGTACCCAGCGGCCAGACCAAGTTTGAGCAGGCAGCCATCCTGCGCTGGCAGGCACCCGTTGCCCAGAAGCGCATGGAAGACATCCTCACCTCGGCTTACAGCTCCGGCACCAAGCTGAACGGTGTTCTGTCCCCGTACGATGGCCTGTCCATCGGCATCATTTCCGCACTGACCAGCACCGGCGGTTACGCCACCGGCAGCCTGCCCGTAGTGACCGGTCAGGACGCTGAAAAGGGCTCCGTGAAGTCCATCATCGCCGGCGAGCAGTACTCAACAATCTTCAAGGACACCCGCCAGCTGGGCGCACAGGCCGTGAAGATGGTTGACGCAGTCCTCAAGGGCACCGAACCGGAAACCAACGACACCAAGACCTACAACAACAAGGTCAAGGTTGTCCCGGCATTCCTCCTGAAGTCCGTGATCATCACCAAGGACAACTACAAGAAGGAACTCATCGACTCGGGCTACTACAAGGAATCCGACGTCAAGTAA
- the mmsA gene encoding multiple monosaccharide ABC transporter ATP-binding protein: MNVPILQMRGITKTFPGVKALQDVTLDVNRGEVHAICGENGAGKSTLMKVLSGVYAHNTFDGDILFENQPCEFSDITDSEKRGIVIIHQELALSPYLSIAENIYLGNELANKGWVDWRKTNLEAAKLLARVGLSENPVTPIQHISVGKQQLVEIAKALSKEVKLLILDEPTAALNDEDSDHLLDLILHLKGQGVTSIIISHKLNEIRKVADAVTIIRDGKSIETLRLDQGEITQERIIRGMVGRDLESLYPDRTPSIGEEVLRIEDWTVQHPQDHSRMVVNNANLNVRKGEVVGLAGLMGAGRTELAMSVFGRTYGRAVSGKVYKYGKEINTSTVSDAIDNGIAYATEDRKHYGLNLIEDIKRNISMASLGKIAKRGWVDGNQETTVANQYRKSMNIKAPSVAAITGKLSGGNQQKVVLSKWMFSDPDVLILDEPTRGIDVGAKFEIYTIIAQLAAAGKAVIVISSELPELLGICDRIYTLSAGHITGEVPIAEATQETLMHFMTKEKE; the protein is encoded by the coding sequence ATGAACGTACCCATTCTTCAAATGCGAGGAATCACCAAGACCTTCCCCGGGGTTAAAGCCCTTCAGGACGTCACCCTGGACGTCAACAGAGGTGAGGTCCACGCCATTTGCGGCGAGAACGGCGCTGGGAAATCCACCCTCATGAAGGTCCTGTCCGGCGTTTACGCCCACAACACTTTCGACGGCGACATCCTGTTCGAGAACCAGCCCTGCGAGTTTTCCGATATCACCGACAGCGAGAAGCGCGGCATCGTGATCATCCACCAGGAACTGGCACTCAGCCCCTACCTGTCCATCGCGGAGAACATCTATCTTGGCAACGAGCTCGCCAACAAGGGCTGGGTGGATTGGCGGAAGACCAATCTGGAAGCCGCCAAGTTGCTGGCGCGCGTTGGGCTCAGCGAAAACCCGGTCACCCCCATCCAGCACATCAGCGTCGGCAAGCAGCAGCTTGTGGAGATCGCCAAGGCGCTGTCCAAAGAGGTGAAACTCCTCATCCTGGACGAGCCCACGGCCGCGCTCAACGACGAGGACTCGGACCACTTGCTGGACCTGATCCTGCACCTCAAGGGCCAGGGCGTCACCAGCATCATCATCAGCCACAAGCTCAACGAAATCCGCAAGGTGGCCGACGCCGTCACCATCATCCGCGACGGCAAGTCGATCGAAACGCTGCGGCTGGACCAGGGAGAGATCACCCAGGAGCGGATCATCCGCGGCATGGTGGGCCGTGACCTCGAAAGCCTGTACCCGGACCGGACTCCCAGCATTGGGGAGGAAGTCCTCCGCATTGAAGACTGGACTGTCCAGCACCCGCAGGACCACTCCCGCATGGTGGTCAACAATGCCAACCTCAATGTCCGCAAGGGCGAGGTTGTCGGCTTGGCAGGACTCATGGGAGCAGGCCGCACGGAACTGGCCATGAGCGTCTTCGGCCGGACCTACGGACGCGCCGTTTCAGGCAAGGTCTACAAGTACGGCAAGGAAATCAACACGTCCACGGTGTCGGACGCAATCGATAACGGAATTGCCTACGCCACCGAGGACCGGAAGCACTACGGCTTGAACCTGATCGAGGACATCAAGCGGAACATCTCCATGGCTTCCCTGGGAAAAATTGCCAAGCGCGGCTGGGTGGACGGCAACCAGGAAACCACCGTGGCCAACCAGTACCGGAAGAGCATGAACATCAAAGCTCCTTCCGTTGCGGCGATCACCGGCAAACTTTCCGGCGGAAACCAGCAAAAAGTGGTGCTGAGCAAATGGATGTTCTCGGACCCGGACGTCCTGATCCTGGACGAGCCCACCCGTGGCATTGATGTGGGCGCCAAATTCGAGATTTACACGATCATTGCCCAGCTCGCGGCGGCCGGAAAAGCCGTCATTGTGATCTCCTCTGAACTGCCTGAGCTTCTGGGCATTTGCGACAGGATCTACACGTTGTCCGCGGGCCACATCACCGGCGAAGTCCCCATCGCCGAGGCCACCCAGGAAACCCTCATGCACTTCATGACCAAAGAGAAGGAATAA
- the mmsB gene encoding multiple monosaccharide ABC transporter permease, which produces MSALRESLGFLTSRLRQVGIFVALILIVILFQVLTNGILLEPQNVTNLVVQNSYILILAIGMVMVIIAGHIDLSVGSIAGFIGAVAGVMIVHWGWAWWLAIPACLLVGALVGAWQGYWIAYVGIPAFIVTLAGMLIFRGLTLITLKNQQITPFPSELRALGGGFLPDISGGTSVLEWLTVILGVGGTAAILFQALKERRVRRKFNLENEPMAWFAVKNGFIAVLMLIITFLLASYRGTPIVLIVLAALVILYSALMNNSIFGRHTYAIGGNLHAAELSGIKTKKVTFRLFVNMGVLAALAGLVFTARLNSAQPAGGTGFELDSIAAAFIGGAAVQGGIGTVAGAMIGGLIMGVLNNGMSILGLGTDYQQLIKGLVLLLAVAFDIFNKNRTGAGGGSGIARRFKWKTTPPATEAAPAAKEPVGVDAK; this is translated from the coding sequence ATGTCCGCCCTACGAGAATCCCTTGGCTTCCTCACAAGCCGCCTCCGCCAGGTTGGCATCTTCGTCGCCCTGATCCTCATCGTCATCCTTTTCCAGGTCCTCACCAATGGCATTCTGCTGGAACCCCAGAACGTCACCAACCTGGTGGTCCAGAACAGCTACATCCTGATCCTGGCCATCGGCATGGTCATGGTGATCATCGCAGGCCACATCGACCTCTCCGTCGGCTCCATTGCAGGCTTCATTGGCGCCGTGGCCGGCGTGATGATTGTGCACTGGGGCTGGGCGTGGTGGCTGGCCATTCCGGCCTGCCTCCTGGTGGGTGCCTTGGTTGGCGCGTGGCAGGGCTACTGGATCGCCTACGTGGGCATTCCGGCCTTCATCGTCACCCTTGCCGGCATGCTGATCTTCCGCGGCCTGACCCTGATCACCCTCAAGAACCAGCAGATCACCCCGTTCCCCAGCGAACTGCGCGCCTTGGGCGGCGGCTTCCTGCCGGACATCTCCGGTGGTACTTCTGTTCTTGAGTGGCTGACCGTGATCCTTGGTGTGGGCGGTACCGCCGCCATCCTGTTCCAGGCCCTGAAAGAACGCCGCGTCCGCCGCAAGTTCAACCTGGAAAACGAGCCCATGGCGTGGTTCGCCGTCAAGAACGGCTTCATTGCAGTGCTGATGCTCATCATCACGTTCCTGCTGGCCAGCTACCGTGGAACCCCGATCGTGCTGATCGTCCTGGCTGCACTGGTGATCCTCTACTCGGCACTCATGAACAACAGCATCTTTGGGCGCCACACCTACGCAATCGGTGGCAACCTGCACGCTGCTGAACTCTCCGGCATCAAGACCAAGAAGGTCACCTTCCGCCTCTTCGTCAACATGGGCGTCCTGGCAGCACTGGCCGGCCTGGTGTTCACCGCACGTTTGAACTCCGCCCAGCCCGCCGGCGGCACCGGCTTTGAACTGGACTCCATTGCCGCGGCCTTCATCGGTGGCGCTGCGGTCCAGGGCGGTATCGGTACGGTTGCCGGTGCCATGATTGGTGGCCTGATCATGGGTGTGCTCAACAACGGCATGTCCATCCTGGGCCTGGGTACTGACTACCAGCAGCTCATCAAGGGCCTGGTGCTTCTGCTTGCTGTGGCCTTCGATATCTTCAACAAGAACCGCACCGGTGCCGGTGGCGGTTCCGGCATTGCCCGCCGCTTCAAGTGGAAGACCACACCGCCGGCAACCGAGGCAGCCCCCGCTGCCAAAGAACCTGTTGGCGTCGACGCGAAATAG
- a CDS encoding LacI family DNA-binding transcriptional regulator → MGDVAKLAGVSHQTVSRVLNHHPNVSSTTKERVEAAISRLGYRRNTAARSLVTRQSRTIGVLACETGQFGPANTLLGVEQAGREAGYFVSIANLREVTRESIDDALAHFRNQSVDGIVILVPHPDVLAVLRDVSAPVPIVAVGAGVGNQLAGASLDQRMGARLAVEHLIELGHRRIAHISGPPHWIDAAERIKGWQEALGTAGFEASVLLRGGWDAASGYRAGLALVDHSDITAVFVANDQMAVGVLRAVQEAGLRVPQDLSVVGYDDQPEAEFFMPPLTTVKQDFEELGRRCMETVLQQIGADPAGNVEQMVTPRLVIRSTTAAPVTDARSALSPLN, encoded by the coding sequence ATGGGGGATGTCGCCAAGCTGGCCGGCGTCTCGCACCAGACCGTCTCGCGTGTCCTCAACCACCACCCGAACGTCAGCAGCACCACCAAGGAACGCGTGGAAGCCGCTATCTCCCGTTTGGGTTACCGGCGTAATACCGCGGCCCGGAGCCTGGTGACCCGGCAGTCCCGGACCATTGGTGTTCTGGCCTGCGAAACGGGGCAATTCGGGCCCGCCAATACCCTGTTGGGCGTTGAACAGGCCGGGCGGGAGGCAGGATACTTCGTCAGTATCGCCAATCTCCGTGAGGTGACCCGGGAGAGCATCGACGACGCCCTGGCGCATTTCCGGAACCAATCCGTGGACGGGATCGTCATTCTGGTTCCGCACCCGGATGTCCTCGCAGTCCTGAGGGATGTCTCCGCGCCGGTGCCAATTGTCGCCGTGGGCGCAGGAGTCGGAAACCAGTTGGCCGGAGCCTCATTGGATCAACGAATGGGTGCACGTTTGGCGGTGGAACACCTGATTGAACTGGGGCACCGCAGGATCGCCCACATTTCCGGTCCACCACACTGGATCGATGCCGCGGAGCGCATCAAAGGGTGGCAGGAAGCCCTGGGCACCGCAGGCTTCGAGGCCTCGGTGCTGCTCCGGGGTGGCTGGGACGCCGCCTCCGGTTACCGTGCCGGGCTTGCCTTGGTTGATCACAGCGATATCACCGCCGTCTTCGTTGCCAATGACCAAATGGCGGTGGGCGTCCTCCGGGCTGTCCAGGAAGCCGGGTTGCGGGTTCCGCAGGACCTCAGCGTGGTTGGCTACGATGATCAGCCTGAAGCGGAGTTCTTCATGCCTCCCTTGACCACGGTGAAACAGGATTTTGAGGAACTGGGACGCCGCTGCATGGAAACGGTGCTCCAGCAGATCGGCGCCGACCCTGCGGGCAACGTTGAGCAAATGGTCACCCCCCGGTTGGTGATCCGTTCCACCACGGCGGCTCCTGTCACAGACGCCCGCAGCGCGCTGTCCCCACTAAACTAG
- the pyrE gene encoding orotate phosphoribosyltransferase, whose protein sequence is MTSSHDTAAARARLLELIKELAVVRGKVILSSGKEADYYIDLRRITLHHEASKLVGQVMLEMIDDAGVQVECAGGLTMGADPVGTAVMHAAADAGRAVDAFVVRKAQKSYGMGRQVEGPSVEGRNVVVLEDTSTTGGSALTAVEGVRKAGGNVVAVAVIVDRNTGAKEKIEAETGVPYLFAFGKDELGLD, encoded by the coding sequence ATGACCTCCTCGCATGACACTGCTGCTGCCCGCGCCCGCCTTCTTGAACTCATCAAAGAGCTGGCGGTGGTCCGCGGAAAGGTAATCCTCTCCAGCGGCAAAGAAGCGGATTATTACATTGACCTCCGTCGCATCACCCTGCACCACGAAGCCTCCAAACTGGTGGGTCAGGTCATGCTGGAGATGATTGACGACGCCGGTGTGCAGGTTGAGTGCGCAGGTGGACTCACCATGGGGGCAGACCCTGTGGGTACCGCCGTGATGCACGCGGCAGCCGATGCTGGCCGCGCCGTGGACGCCTTTGTGGTCCGCAAGGCCCAGAAGTCCTACGGCATGGGCCGCCAGGTGGAGGGTCCCTCGGTTGAAGGCCGCAATGTTGTGGTCCTGGAGGACACGTCCACCACCGGCGGATCCGCACTGACCGCCGTCGAGGGTGTCCGCAAAGCCGGCGGCAACGTGGTGGCTGTTGCCGTGATCGTGGACCGCAACACCGGTGCCAAAGAGAAGATCGAAGCCGAAACAGGCGTGCCGTACCTCTTTGCTTTCGGCAAGGACGAGCTCGGCCTGGACTAA
- a CDS encoding thioesterase domain-containing protein — protein sequence MDVQVGNQPAPPEVDEHLRAPVAGPSPAQPETAEDPGSWARVLPYAARLKKSSRRNFLLATGASAALVGDMLFTRHVQAERRSTKILRMPDNFSDLYFPKASWILFPGFKTSWEEAQWILNTLRPAMHQRGRMAAVGYSNLGLDVDEIVRAIILHVRELGLEKLYFYGHSFGGMLATQVAARLLELHGQETQLIVLDSSPFNRSDVLDQSWFDGVVFLYENGFRIPSVLRGGYELGERVVHKDERTWRQILDQTLEQLSPIAPSSVLIQTESAYIYHFDGLRLAGKIGNAKMAFLGNSEDGTVNYESARAGWSRVFGANMALPTLSTEGARPAHASPQWNGDVYRRLLEQVQDQLQPLPAQPEEPSYQEPNGKIIRPA from the coding sequence GTGGATGTGCAAGTAGGGAATCAACCGGCGCCGCCGGAGGTGGACGAACACCTCCGCGCGCCGGTTGCCGGCCCGTCCCCCGCGCAGCCTGAAACGGCAGAGGATCCGGGCTCGTGGGCCCGTGTCCTCCCTTACGCTGCGCGCCTGAAAAAGTCCTCGCGCCGGAACTTCCTCCTTGCCACAGGAGCGTCCGCTGCTTTGGTCGGAGACATGCTGTTCACGCGCCACGTGCAGGCCGAACGGCGATCCACCAAGATCCTTCGCATGCCGGACAACTTCTCCGACCTTTACTTCCCGAAAGCCAGTTGGATCCTCTTCCCCGGGTTCAAGACAAGTTGGGAAGAGGCGCAGTGGATCCTCAATACGCTCCGCCCGGCCATGCACCAGCGCGGCCGCATGGCCGCCGTCGGGTATTCCAACCTGGGGTTGGACGTGGACGAAATTGTGCGCGCCATCATTTTGCATGTCAGGGAACTGGGGCTGGAGAAGCTGTACTTTTACGGCCATAGTTTCGGCGGCATGCTGGCCACCCAGGTTGCTGCGCGCTTGCTGGAACTCCACGGCCAGGAGACGCAGCTGATCGTGTTGGACTCCAGCCCGTTCAACAGGTCCGATGTCCTTGACCAGAGCTGGTTCGACGGCGTGGTGTTCCTCTATGAGAACGGCTTCCGCATCCCCTCTGTCCTGCGTGGTGGCTACGAACTGGGGGAGCGGGTGGTGCACAAGGATGAGCGCACCTGGCGCCAGATCCTGGACCAAACGCTGGAACAACTCTCACCCATTGCCCCGTCCAGTGTGCTGATCCAAACCGAGTCCGCGTACATCTACCACTTTGACGGGCTGCGGTTGGCGGGGAAGATCGGGAACGCAAAAATGGCGTTCTTGGGGAACTCCGAGGATGGAACCGTCAATTACGAGTCCGCCCGCGCAGGATGGAGCAGGGTGTTTGGTGCCAACATGGCACTGCCAACCCTCAGCACAGAAGGCGCCAGGCCCGCCCACGCCAGTCCGCAGTGGAACGGGGACGTGTACCGGAGGCTGCTGGAACAGGTCCAGGACCAACTGCAGCCCTTGCCCGCTCAACCCGAAGAGCCGTCCTACCAGGAACCGAACGGCAAGATCATCCGGCCAGCCTAG
- a CDS encoding tyrosine-protein phosphatase: MAVLNLRPLAGGRILRGSQPFGLDAAATSGFLSGHGIQAIVDLRSELERSLVPWLVTDPGRTTGTGQAAVDGPGITAADGGSAPAAVVPPAVELILNPLDPTTVAGSLQSVRTAEDLGELYLDWVRMRPEWVATALRPAARGKRTLIHCSLGKDRTGVVSAIAMLASGGNEDQVVADYAATTPNLPEVLKVMAETWRLSVPSAREEFFSPDLMILQSPETAMRHFLAGFAGEFKDAGSFLRDAGLTAADVANLRLH; encoded by the coding sequence ATGGCCGTGCTCAATCTCCGTCCGCTGGCTGGTGGCCGGATCCTGCGGGGCAGCCAGCCCTTCGGGTTGGATGCGGCGGCCACGTCCGGCTTCCTCAGCGGGCACGGCATCCAGGCAATCGTGGACCTGCGGAGCGAGCTTGAACGGTCCTTGGTGCCATGGTTGGTCACCGACCCTGGCCGGACGACGGGTACCGGACAGGCTGCGGTGGACGGCCCGGGCATTACCGCAGCCGACGGCGGATCCGCACCCGCCGCCGTCGTCCCGCCTGCTGTTGAGCTGATTCTCAACCCGTTGGATCCCACCACGGTGGCGGGATCGCTGCAGTCTGTCCGGACGGCGGAGGATTTGGGCGAGTTGTATCTGGACTGGGTCCGGATGCGTCCGGAGTGGGTGGCAACTGCACTGCGACCTGCTGCCCGCGGTAAGCGCACGCTGATCCACTGTTCCTTGGGCAAGGACAGGACGGGTGTGGTTTCCGCGATCGCCATGCTGGCAAGTGGCGGGAACGAGGACCAAGTGGTGGCTGACTATGCGGCCACCACGCCCAACCTTCCGGAGGTCCTGAAGGTCATGGCGGAGACGTGGCGGCTCAGTGTCCCTTCGGCCCGGGAAGAATTCTTCAGTCCTGACCTCATGATCCTTCAGAGCCCCGAAACCGCCATGCGCCACTTCCTGGCCGGGTTTGCCGGGGAGTTCAAAGATGCCGGCTCGTTCCTGAGGGACGCCGGACTCACCGCTGCAGACGTCGCAAACCTGCGTCTGCACTAG
- a CDS encoding HAD-IIA family hydrolase: protein MAEETTPHTSTSVYRNGHEIECWLTDMDGVLVHENQAIPGAAELIQRWVDTSKRFLVLTNNSIFTPRDLAARLHASGLEVPEENIWTSALATAQFLKDQVQSSDSGNRAYTIGEAGLTTALHEAGFILTDTDPDFVVLGETRTYSFEAITMAVRHILAGARFIATNPDATGPSKDGPMPATGAIAAMITKATGREPYIVGKPNPMMFRSAMNQIDAHSETTAMIGDRMDTDIVAGMEAGLHTVLVLSGITQREEIVSFPFRPNQILNSVADLKSQI from the coding sequence ATGGCAGAAGAAACCACGCCCCACACGTCCACCTCTGTGTACCGCAACGGTCACGAGATCGAATGCTGGCTCACTGACATGGACGGCGTCCTGGTCCATGAAAACCAAGCGATCCCCGGCGCGGCGGAGTTGATCCAACGCTGGGTGGATACGTCCAAGCGGTTCCTGGTCCTGACCAACAACTCCATCTTCACTCCCCGGGACCTCGCAGCCCGCCTGCACGCCTCCGGGCTGGAAGTTCCGGAAGAGAACATCTGGACTTCCGCCCTGGCCACGGCCCAGTTCCTGAAGGACCAGGTCCAGTCGTCCGATTCGGGCAACCGTGCCTACACCATTGGCGAGGCAGGCCTGACTACGGCCCTTCACGAGGCCGGCTTCATCCTCACGGACACGGACCCGGACTTCGTGGTCCTGGGGGAAACCCGCACCTACTCCTTTGAAGCAATCACCATGGCCGTCCGGCACATCCTGGCCGGCGCCCGCTTCATCGCCACCAACCCTGACGCCACCGGCCCATCCAAGGACGGCCCCATGCCGGCCACGGGTGCCATCGCGGCGATGATCACCAAGGCAACCGGCCGGGAACCCTACATCGTGGGCAAGCCCAACCCCATGATGTTCCGGTCCGCCATGAACCAGATCGATGCCCACTCCGAGACCACCGCCATGATTGGCGACCGCATGGATACGGACATCGTGGCAGGAATGGAAGCGGGCCTTCACACGGTGTTGGTGCTCAGCGGCATCACTCAGCGGGAAGAAATTGTGTCCTTCCCCTTCCGGCCCAACCAGATCCTCAACTCCGTGGCTGACCTGAAGAGCCAGATCTAG
- a CDS encoding TrmH family RNA methyltransferase has product MTDLPPNSALPAPADGTAAEEAPAGGEAEAKVEVGVGPWEGELPAGDHWDPDLLRDGDRRNVVDQYRYWKHEAIVADLDSKRHEFHIAIENWQHDLNIGTVVRTANAFLAKEVHIIGRRRWNRRGAMVTDRYQHVRHHPTVEDFVQWAQGEGLAVIGIDIFPDSVPLETYDLPEKCVLVFGQEGPGLTPEVHEAAEATLSIEQFGSTRSMNAASAAAIAMHAWVRRHVFQQPV; this is encoded by the coding sequence GTGACTGACCTTCCCCCCAACTCCGCCCTGCCCGCCCCTGCCGACGGAACGGCTGCCGAAGAAGCCCCTGCGGGTGGCGAGGCAGAAGCCAAAGTGGAGGTCGGCGTCGGCCCCTGGGAAGGTGAGTTGCCTGCAGGCGACCATTGGGACCCGGACCTGTTGAGGGACGGTGACCGCCGCAACGTTGTGGATCAGTACCGGTACTGGAAGCACGAAGCGATCGTGGCCGACCTCGACTCCAAACGCCACGAGTTCCACATTGCCATTGAAAACTGGCAGCACGACCTCAACATCGGCACCGTGGTCCGCACAGCCAACGCTTTCCTTGCCAAAGAGGTCCACATCATCGGACGACGGCGGTGGAACCGGCGCGGCGCCATGGTCACCGATCGCTACCAGCACGTCCGCCACCACCCCACAGTGGAGGATTTTGTCCAGTGGGCGCAGGGGGAGGGGCTGGCCGTGATCGGGATCGACATTTTCCCGGACTCAGTGCCGCTGGAAACCTACGACCTTCCGGAGAAGTGCGTGCTGGTGTTCGGCCAGGAGGGACCCGGGCTGACGCCGGAGGTTCACGAGGCTGCCGAGGCCACGCTGTCCATTGAGCAGTTCGGATCCACTCGGTCCATGAACGCCGCATCCGCCGCCGCAATCGCCATGCACGCCTGGGTCCGCCGGCACGTGTTCCAGCAACCCGTTTAA
- the fbaA gene encoding class II fructose-bisphosphate aldolase — translation MPIATPEIYSEMIDRAKAGGFAFPAVNVTSSQTLNAAIRGFAEAESDGIIQVSTGGAAYWSGASVKDMVAGSLGFAAFAREVAKNYNVNIALHTDHCPQDKLEGFVLPLLAASEEAVKAGKDPIFNSHMWDGSHETLTDNLRIGRELLERAAAAKIILEVEIGTVGGEEDGVENEINEKLYTTTEDALATIEALGAGENGRYLTALTFGNVHGVYKPGNVKLRPELLKQIQAEVGAKIGKENPFDLVFHGGSGSTEQEIADAVSYGVIKMNIDTDTQYAFTRPVAGHMLSNYDGVLKIDGEMGNKKTYDPRVWGASAEAGMAARIVEAAQQLGSVGKTF, via the coding sequence ATGCCCATTGCAACCCCAGAGATTTACTCCGAGATGATCGACCGCGCGAAGGCTGGCGGATTCGCTTTCCCCGCGGTCAACGTGACGTCGTCGCAGACTCTGAACGCTGCGATCCGCGGTTTCGCCGAGGCCGAGTCGGACGGCATCATCCAGGTTTCCACCGGTGGCGCAGCCTACTGGTCCGGCGCTTCGGTCAAGGACATGGTTGCCGGTTCGTTGGGCTTCGCAGCGTTCGCCCGCGAAGTTGCCAAGAACTACAACGTGAACATCGCCCTGCACACGGACCACTGCCCGCAGGACAAGCTGGAAGGCTTCGTGCTTCCACTGCTGGCCGCTTCCGAGGAAGCCGTCAAGGCCGGCAAGGACCCCATCTTCAACTCCCACATGTGGGACGGCTCGCACGAGACCCTCACGGACAACCTGCGCATTGGCCGCGAACTGCTGGAACGCGCCGCAGCTGCGAAGATCATCCTCGAGGTTGAAATTGGCACTGTGGGCGGTGAAGAAGACGGTGTTGAGAACGAGATCAACGAGAAGCTCTACACCACCACCGAGGACGCCCTCGCCACCATCGAGGCCCTGGGTGCCGGCGAAAACGGCCGTTACCTGACCGCTCTGACCTTCGGCAACGTCCACGGCGTGTACAAGCCCGGCAACGTGAAGCTCCGCCCGGAACTGCTCAAGCAGATCCAGGCTGAAGTTGGCGCCAAGATCGGCAAGGAAAACCCGTTCGACCTCGTATTCCACGGCGGCTCGGGCTCCACCGAGCAGGAAATCGCGGACGCCGTTTCCTACGGTGTCATCAAGATGAACATCGACACCGACACCCAGTACGCCTTCACCCGTCCGGTTGCGGGCCACATGCTCTCCAACTACGACGGCGTCCTGAAGATCGACGGCGAAATGGGCAACAAGAAGACGTACGACCCCCGCGTCTGGGGTGCTTCGGCCGAAGCCGGCATGGCCGCACGCATCGTCGAGGCTGCCCAGCAGCTCGGATCGGTAGGCAAGACCTTCTGA
- a CDS encoding DUF3151 domain-containing protein: MSDEFRRNLMGPEPTLLPAETEIYQHLALGKEALDLVAQNPTSSLLWAILAEEAWAEGRTIESYAYARVGYHRGLDSLRRNGWRGVGPIPWEHEPNQGFLRALFALGRAASAIGEAEEPERIAKFLNDSDPTAKAALEAR; encoded by the coding sequence ATGTCGGACGAATTTCGCAGGAACCTGATGGGGCCGGAGCCAACACTCCTGCCCGCCGAAACCGAGATCTACCAGCACTTGGCCCTCGGCAAGGAAGCACTGGATCTCGTAGCCCAGAACCCCACGTCATCGCTTTTGTGGGCGATCCTGGCAGAGGAAGCCTGGGCGGAAGGCCGGACCATCGAGTCCTACGCCTACGCCCGGGTGGGCTACCACCGCGGATTGGACTCGCTCCGCCGCAACGGGTGGCGCGGCGTCGGACCCATCCCGTGGGAGCACGAGCCCAACCAGGGCTTCCTGCGTGCGCTCTTCGCGCTGGGCCGTGCGGCGTCTGCCATCGGTGAGGCTGAAGAGCCGGAACGGATCGCGAAGTTCCTGAACGACTCCGACCCCACGGCCAAAGCGGCGCTCGAAGCCCGCTGA